One genomic segment of Anaerolineae bacterium includes these proteins:
- a CDS encoding YgjP-like metallopeptidase domain-containing protein — MKAKAENIEIDGIGQIFFERSKRAKNINISLKPFKGVRIAVPYGVSFDKARQVAQSKRGWIRKHLDKIKQVEKAHDVFIKNSIEIDRAEAKKKLVYRLNELSEKHDFNYNKVFIRNQKTRWGSCSARNNISLNMKLVRLPGEMIDYVLLHELVHTRIKNHANGFWAELNRLDGDAKEKNKKMNEYKMFLL; from the coding sequence TTGAAAGCAAAAGCTGAAAATATTGAAATTGACGGTATTGGACAGATTTTTTTTGAACGCAGTAAGCGGGCAAAGAATATCAACATTTCGTTAAAACCGTTCAAAGGTGTTAGAATTGCCGTTCCTTATGGCGTATCATTTGATAAAGCCAGGCAGGTTGCTCAATCCAAAAGAGGCTGGATACGAAAACACCTGGATAAAATAAAGCAGGTGGAAAAGGCGCATGACGTCTTTATAAAGAATTCTATTGAAATCGACAGGGCAGAAGCAAAAAAGAAGCTTGTTTACAGATTAAATGAATTGTCCGAGAAACACGATTTTAACTATAACAAAGTGTTCATAAGAAACCAAAAGACCAGATGGGGGAGCTGTTCAGCCAGGAATAATATAAGCCTCAACATGAAGCTGGTCAGATTGCCGGGCGAAATGATCGATTATGTCCTCTTGCATGAACTTGTTCATACCCGCATAAAAAATCACGCCAATGGATTTTGGGCAGAGTTGAACAGGCTTGATGGGGATGCTAAAGAGAAGAATAAAAAGATGAATGAATATAAAATGTTTTTACTTTGA